One segment of Chloroflexota bacterium DNA contains the following:
- a CDS encoding AAA family ATPase: MTTFVGRSQELRALARVVATSAGPAAVLVTGVPGSGKSRLLAEACRLAPRVPSFAVVGFESEQHVPLSSAAGLVRALAAIPRHGEALDALVFGSLRDRSTKGAHPAAGTFEPLRIFEAARRTFCTIEPALIVIDDLQWIDELSLSLCHYLVRAASESKQRLSVLSATRPGGRGEELFDTLPVASVHRIDLGPLDQKNGTALAQALDPGLDTEAAVALWRRAQGIPFWLEALVLYAQAGDGLQQVLTRRLRGAGRDTAMLLGTLALSGRPISAALAAELLDRQPARVETALNTLVERGLAEMHQGGAQPAHDLIRVTAVAQLPEEVRLRTHRRLAARFERDAGGDLQLLRLALEHRRAAGLSVLALAKTLASSPQRRLLGTDGVEELGALADEADPLAPETVALQADVAALAHELGEHEQALERWSLVAERAHAPATRASAALEASRAAYALGRADEARELLSRSRELLADDPVLSLEHTIHEAAICLWLEQRGPEGRALAREAASVARRLANDGARQGPDHPELQRALLDALRLEYEAAMQQGDPEALLRAAEQREAAARGVGLEEVLEATLALGVALRQNGRVRQAVARFRRVWAETHRAVLPRLAVDAGFWLGRTLALIGELEKAEGVVRQTSELAQRVGDVPRARHRVARVVSSVWLERGYVAEGLALLEREIAEEANEHQRIVLLGDRAVWAARLHGEVAADIVRTQLEAAETCAASVGCPRCTGELLLLAAEALSRIGDDHAARVALERRDGLGFPLDDLDRLARLHAGALAAPGPEERVAALEAALTAAKPSPYRLAVLWIRLDLGRALAAIGDERAVVELEHAAVAARDRGAATIRDLADQSLRALGVRTWRRGAAGAPLTAREGEVARLVAAGATNREVASTLFLSPKTVERHLVNLFRKLEVRNRTELAARLPEVGTKRT; encoded by the coding sequence GTGACGACCTTCGTCGGGAGAAGCCAAGAGCTCCGAGCGCTGGCGCGCGTCGTCGCGACGTCGGCTGGCCCCGCCGCAGTGTTGGTCACCGGTGTCCCAGGTAGTGGAAAGAGCCGGCTCCTCGCGGAGGCATGCCGCTTGGCACCCCGGGTCCCCTCGTTCGCGGTCGTCGGCTTCGAGTCTGAGCAGCACGTACCGCTCTCATCCGCGGCAGGCCTCGTCCGCGCATTGGCCGCCATCCCACGACACGGCGAGGCTTTGGATGCGCTGGTCTTCGGCTCGCTCCGTGACAGGTCAACCAAGGGGGCACACCCCGCCGCCGGCACCTTCGAGCCGCTCCGGATCTTCGAGGCGGCCCGTCGCACGTTTTGCACCATCGAGCCGGCGCTGATTGTCATCGATGACCTGCAGTGGATCGACGAGCTGTCGCTGTCGTTGTGCCACTACCTGGTACGTGCTGCCTCCGAGTCTAAGCAGCGACTTTCAGTTCTGTCGGCGACACGGCCGGGCGGACGCGGGGAGGAGCTCTTCGATACCCTGCCGGTTGCCAGCGTGCACCGCATCGATCTGGGACCCCTGGACCAGAAGAACGGAACGGCGCTGGCCCAGGCGCTCGATCCGGGGCTCGACACCGAGGCCGCCGTCGCCTTGTGGCGACGGGCGCAGGGCATCCCCTTCTGGCTTGAAGCGCTCGTTCTCTACGCTCAAGCCGGTGATGGGCTGCAACAGGTGCTCACGCGCCGCCTCCGAGGGGCGGGTCGCGACACTGCCATGCTGCTCGGAACGCTGGCCCTGTCAGGACGCCCGATCTCGGCCGCTCTGGCCGCCGAGCTTCTCGACCGCCAGCCTGCACGAGTCGAGACCGCCCTGAACACGCTCGTCGAGCGAGGACTGGCCGAGATGCACCAGGGCGGCGCGCAGCCGGCCCACGACCTGATCCGGGTTACCGCTGTCGCACAGCTTCCCGAGGAGGTTCGCCTTCGCACCCATCGTCGGCTCGCGGCCCGGTTCGAACGCGACGCAGGAGGAGATCTCCAGCTCCTGCGACTTGCGCTGGAGCATCGTCGGGCAGCCGGCCTCTCCGTCCTGGCCCTCGCCAAGACGCTGGCAAGCTCGCCGCAGCGTCGGCTGCTGGGGACCGATGGCGTCGAGGAGCTGGGTGCGCTGGCAGACGAGGCTGACCCACTGGCGCCGGAAACCGTTGCCCTCCAGGCCGACGTGGCGGCGCTTGCCCACGAGCTCGGCGAGCACGAACAGGCATTGGAACGGTGGTCGCTGGTGGCGGAGCGGGCCCACGCTCCTGCGACGCGCGCCTCGGCCGCGCTCGAGGCGTCGCGCGCGGCGTATGCGCTCGGGAGGGCGGACGAAGCACGTGAGCTCCTGTCACGAAGCCGGGAGCTTCTCGCCGACGATCCGGTGCTGAGCCTCGAACATACGATCCACGAGGCAGCGATCTGCCTGTGGCTCGAGCAGCGCGGGCCGGAGGGTCGCGCGCTGGCCCGCGAAGCGGCATCGGTCGCCAGGCGGCTGGCAAACGATGGAGCCCGCCAGGGACCTGACCATCCGGAGCTCCAACGCGCCCTGCTGGATGCGCTGCGCCTGGAGTACGAAGCCGCGATGCAGCAGGGCGATCCGGAGGCGCTGCTGCGCGCTGCGGAGCAACGGGAGGCGGCGGCCCGCGGCGTCGGGCTCGAAGAGGTGCTTGAGGCCACCCTCGCCCTCGGCGTAGCGCTGCGGCAGAACGGGCGGGTGCGGCAGGCGGTGGCGCGCTTCCGCCGGGTGTGGGCAGAGACGCACCGTGCAGTCCTGCCGCGGCTCGCCGTCGATGCGGGCTTCTGGCTGGGACGTACGCTCGCGCTGATCGGCGAGCTCGAGAAGGCTGAGGGAGTCGTCCGACAGACGAGCGAGCTCGCGCAACGCGTCGGCGACGTCCCACGCGCTCGACACCGGGTGGCGCGCGTCGTTTCCAGCGTGTGGCTCGAGCGCGGCTACGTCGCAGAAGGGCTGGCACTCCTGGAGCGCGAGATTGCGGAGGAGGCCAATGAGCACCAGCGCATCGTGCTCCTCGGCGATCGAGCAGTCTGGGCCGCCCGGCTGCACGGTGAGGTCGCGGCAGACATCGTCCGCACGCAGCTCGAAGCCGCCGAGACGTGTGCCGCCTCCGTGGGTTGTCCCCGTTGCACTGGCGAGCTGCTGCTGCTAGCGGCCGAGGCGTTGAGCCGCATCGGCGACGACCACGCGGCGCGGGTTGCTCTGGAGCGGAGGGATGGGCTCGGTTTTCCGCTCGATGACCTCGACAGGTTGGCACGCCTTCACGCCGGTGCGCTCGCGGCGCCCGGGCCCGAGGAGCGTGTCGCCGCGCTCGAGGCGGCGCTCACTGCTGCCAAGCCATCCCCCTACCGGCTCGCCGTGCTCTGGATCCGGCTCGACCTCGGGCGCGCCCTGGCGGCCATCGGCGACGAGCGAGCGGTGGTCGAGCTCGAGCATGCCGCGGTTGCGGCCCGGGACCGCGGGGCGGCGACGATCCGCGACCTGGCCGACCAGTCCTTGCGGGCGCTCGGCGTGCGCACCTGGCGTCGCGGCGCAGCTGGCGCGCCGCTGACCGCGAGAGAGGGGGAGGTGGCTCGCCTCGTCGCCGCAGGTGCAACCAACCGTGAGGTCGCCTCGACACTTTTCCTCTCCCCAAAGACTGTCGAGCGCCACCTCGTCAACCTCTTCCGCAAGCTCGAGGTCCGGAACCGCACCGAGCTCGCGGCGCGCCTGCCAGAAGTGGGAACGAAACGTACATGA